The following are encoded together in the Salvia hispanica cultivar TCC Black 2014 chromosome 6, UniMelb_Shisp_WGS_1.0, whole genome shotgun sequence genome:
- the LOC125196610 gene encoding transmembrane emp24 domain-containing protein p24beta3-like isoform X2, producing MKTTGGNPRCGGAAYAFLGLLLLTTLTHVSALSVTVNDVECIYEYVLYEGDTVSGNFVVVDHDIFWSSDHPGIDFTVTSPAGNIVHTLKGTSGDKFEFKAPRSGMYKFCFHNPYSTPETVSFYIHVGHIPTEHDLAKDEHLDPINVKLAELKEALESVTAEQKYLKARDSRHRHSLRDTPSAKFLITLLVILRRPLVAVGLYSSK from the exons ATGAAGACAACTGGAGGTAATCCGAGGTGCGGCGGGGCAGCCTATGCCTTTCTAGGCCTCCTTCTTCTCACCACGCTCACCCATGTTTCCGCGCTATCGGTCACCGTAAACGACGTCGAATGCATTTACGAGTACGTCTTGTACGAAGGCGACACCGTTTCAGGCAATTTCGTCGTCGTCGATCACGATATTTTCTGGAGCTCCGATCATCCCGGCATCGACTTCACG GTAACATCACCAGCAGGAAATATTGTGCACACTTTGAAAGGAACATCTGGGGACAAGTTTGAGTTTAAGGCCCCTAGAAGTGGAATgtacaaattttgtttccacAATCCTTATTCGACACCAGAGACAGTCTCTTTCTACATTCATGTCGGCCATATTCCCACTGAACATGACCTTGCGAAGGATG AACATTTGGACCCCATTAATGTCAAACTTGCTGAACTGAAGGAAGCTTTAGAATCTGTAACTGCCGAGCAGAAGTATTTGAAAGCCCGTGATAGTCGTCATCGTCATA GCTTGAGAGATACCCCTTCTGCTAAGTTTTTGATTACACTGCTTGTCATTCTTAGACGCCCTCTTGTTGCAGTAGGATTATATAGCAG CAAATGA
- the LOC125196608 gene encoding serine/threonine-protein phosphatase 5-like, producing the protein MGEPGGNSAAEISLKDQGNEFFKAGNYLKAAALYTQAIKKDPSNPTLYSNRAAAFLNLVKLNKALVDAETTISLKPDWEKGYFRKGCVLEALERYDDALAAFQVALKYNSQSSEVSKKIKRLTQLASDKRRAAELEATRSNVDMKKHLDSLKTELSGKYGDEDSWKEIFSFVVETLETAVKSWHQNSTLDPRTYFLIDKDKTDTEKYAPVVNIDKAFESPHTHNNCFSFLRQYAEDSLSKAACLVVPKNIISYPQVWKGQGSRKWKHGQSDGFFFQFESPLVQKIWFIPCSSEKGQTLCRDPVTLDIGLHEIFPRLFKHA; encoded by the exons ATGGGAGAACCTGGAGGAAATTCTGCAGCAGAGATTTCACTGAAAGATCAGGGCAATGAGTTCTTCAAAGCAGGGAACTATCTCAAAGCGGCAGCTCTCTACACTCAGGCTATTAAGAAGGATCCATCTAATCCAACTCTTTACAG CAATCGTGCTGCTGCGTTTCTGAATTTGGTAAAACTTAACAAAGCTCTAGTTGATGCAGAGACGACAATCAGTTTGAAACCAGATTGGGAAAAG GGTTATTTCAGGAAGGGATGTGTCTTAGAGGCTTTGGAACGATATGACGAT GCTTTAGCAGCTTTCCAAGTTGCATTGAAGTACAACTCGCAAAGTTCTGAGGTgtccaaaaaaatcaagaggCTTACGCAGTTGGCAAGCGATAAAAGACGAGCTGCAGAATTGGAAGCTACAAGATCAAATGTTGATATGAAAAAACATTTGGATTCTCTGAAAACCGAACTA TCTGGAAAGTATGGAGATGAAGATTCTTGGAAAGAAATCTTCTCATTTGTTGTTGAAACATTGGAGACTGCAGTAAAATCATGGCATCAAAATTCAACCCTGGATCCAAGAACCTATTTCCTCATTGACAAGGATAAGACGGACACTGAAAAATATGCTCCGGTTGTTAATATTGATAAG GCATTTGAATCTCCACACACGCACAACAATTGTTTCTCATTCCTCAGGCAGTATGCAGAAGATTCTCTCTCAAAAGCTGCTTGCTTGGTAGTgcccaaaaatataatatcttaTCCTCAG GTATGGAAAGGCCAAGGATCAAGAAAATGGAAGCATGGGCAGAGTGACGGtttctttttccaatttgAATCACCACTAGTTCAGAAAATATGGTTTATCCCCTGTTCTAGTGAGAAGGGTCAAACATTGTGCAG GGACCCTGTGACGTTAGACATTGGTTTGCATGAAATTTTCCCTCGTTTATTCAAGCATGCGTAG
- the LOC125196610 gene encoding transmembrane emp24 domain-containing protein p24beta3-like isoform X1, translating into MKTTGGNPRCGGAAYAFLGLLLLTTLTHVSALSVTVNDVECIYEYVLYEGDTVSGNFVVVDHDIFWSSDHPGIDFTVTSPAGNIVHTLKGTSGDKFEFKAPRSGMYKFCFHNPYSTPETVSFYIHVGHIPTEHDLAKDEHLDPINVKLAELKEALESVTAEQKYLKARDSRHRHTNESTRRRVIFYTVGEYLLLALVSGLQVVYIRRLFSKSVAYNRV; encoded by the exons ATGAAGACAACTGGAGGTAATCCGAGGTGCGGCGGGGCAGCCTATGCCTTTCTAGGCCTCCTTCTTCTCACCACGCTCACCCATGTTTCCGCGCTATCGGTCACCGTAAACGACGTCGAATGCATTTACGAGTACGTCTTGTACGAAGGCGACACCGTTTCAGGCAATTTCGTCGTCGTCGATCACGATATTTTCTGGAGCTCCGATCATCCCGGCATCGACTTCACG GTAACATCACCAGCAGGAAATATTGTGCACACTTTGAAAGGAACATCTGGGGACAAGTTTGAGTTTAAGGCCCCTAGAAGTGGAATgtacaaattttgtttccacAATCCTTATTCGACACCAGAGACAGTCTCTTTCTACATTCATGTCGGCCATATTCCCACTGAACATGACCTTGCGAAGGATG AACATTTGGACCCCATTAATGTCAAACTTGCTGAACTGAAGGAAGCTTTAGAATCTGTAACTGCCGAGCAGAAGTATTTGAAAGCCCGTGATAGTCGTCATCGTCATA CAAATGAGAGTACGAGAAGGCGCGTCATATTTTACACAGTTGGGGAATACCTCTTGCTTGCACTAGTAAGCGGACTTCAGGTTGTCTACATACGTCGCTTGTTTAGTAAATCAGTTGCATACAACCGTGTTTGA
- the LOC125194604 gene encoding sulfate transporter 3.1-like yields the protein MTPKHKAAIHLWGIDKFDFIICISAYVGVVFGSVETGLVIAVAISLLRVLLFVARPRTSVMGNIPNSMAYRSIEQYPKAIYIPGILILNISGPIYFANANYLRERISRWMDEEEEKLKCAQKHDLQYVILDMSAVGSIDTSGISMLEEVKKIANTRSIKLALANPGGEVMKKLHKSKIIDTIGQEWIYLTVGEAVSDCNIMLQACKPKTKAVECEAADDQV from the exons ATGACACCCAAACATAAAGCTGCCATCCACTTGTGGGGAATCGACAAGTTCGATTTTATCATCTGCATAAGCGCATATGTAGGAGTTGTCTTTGGCAGCGTGGAAACTGGACTAGTTATAGCG GTGGCAATATCCCTACTTCGTGTACTATTGTTCGTAGCAAGGCCAAGGACTTCTGTCATGGGTAATATTCCTAATTCCATGGCGTACAGAAGCATTGAACAATACCCAAAAGCAATTTACATTCCAGGGATTCTTATACTCAATATCAGCGGCCCAATCTACTTCGCCAATGCAAATTACCTAAGAGAAAG GATCTCAAGATGGATGGATGAAGAGGAGGAAAAGCTAAAGTGTGCACAGAAGCATGACCTGCAATATGTAATACTAGATATGAGTG CTGTAGGAAGCATTGATACAAGTGGAATCAGCATGCTCGAAGAAGTAAAGAAAATTGCTAACACTAGAAGCATTAAG CTTGCGCTAGCTAATCCCGGAGGAGAAGTGATGAAGAAGTTACACAAATCAAAGATAATTGATACAATTGGGCAAGAATGGATCTACCTGACAGTCGGAGAAGCTGTAAGCGACTGCAACATCATGCTTCAAGCATGCAAGCCAAAAACTAAGGCAGTTGAATGTGAGGCAGCAGATGATCAAGTTTGA